GAATAAATATTTAACAAATAGGTAGgaacataattttttaaaaacaaaaacaaggCCTGGATCGAATATCATTGTATCTTTCTCTTCATTATCTCTACAACAACATAGCATGACAACCGGTaagatcataatatatatatatatatataatatgacatTTTCCATCAAAAAATATGTAATTTAGCAGTGACGACACCCCATCATGCATGCAAGAAATACGTTTCCATTGGGATGGGAATATGAGGACTATACCAAAAAGAAGTGCTCCCTCTCTCTCTTACCAATTGGGACAATCACCCCTTCCTCTTTTCCATAAACCTCAAACGGTGCTCAGAGCTCTGATTCGGATCTTCACGGACACCTTTTGAGGTTGTAGCTCGGGAGAGAGACGATTTTTGCTCTGACCCTGAATGGACTCTCTGGCTTGTGGAGAGGCGACTGCTACCTGAGAGAAGCCAACTTGATCGACTATCGCTGGGCCCTAAAGAAGAGGCTGGCCTGCTGCTTGAGGCAACAGCCCTCCTGGACATGCTGCTAGGCCGGTTGGAAGAAGTTCGCACCCTTCCAGAATCATTATCCTGGAAAACCATGAGAGATATTCAGAACAGACTTTTGAATAATAGATGAACTCTAGACCGATGATTATGAACTCGATATCAAACCTCATACTAGAAGACACGGACAGATGTATTGAGTATATTCCATGAAATAGGTTCAGATCCAGATGGAAAATGGATAAGCAAACAATAACTGAGagcaaaaaatttaaattttatggcAGTGGACGCATACCGTATCCTTTGATGGTGATGCCTTCTCTGATACCTTCTGCTTTGAATGATCACTGAGATGTCCACTGCCTGAAGCATTTTTCCGAGTAAATGCCTCAGCAGCACCCAAAACTCTATCCCGTGTTTCTCGTCCTACAGCCAAAAACGGCAAAGGCAAAGAGGGGGAAAATGTTAATATTCACTTACAACAAAAGAACTTTTTTTCTTTCACAAAGTAACAGCCCAGAAACATGTTGAATCACCCAGCTGTAGATCAGCAAAGTTAAGTACCCAAGCCTCGAGCATGATAATTGCAATTTAGAATCGTATCTAGAATAAGGAACTCTAGAAAACTACGCAAATCAAGAAATCCAAATACACCCTTAGAGTTCTAAACATTTTAATAACACGACATAACTGTATATCCCTCTCCCTACAATCTCTCAAGAGAACAGAGCACACCTGATGGCTTCTTTGTTCTTTCAGCAGATGCTCCAGTGTTTACAGCAGCTTTTCCACTTGATGGCTGAAAAGACATGATAAAGCAAATAAGAATAATCTGAGATAGGAGAAATGTACAGCTCAAGGTTGACACACACTGACCCGTTGTTTAGAGCTACTGGTGAGCTGAGGATACTTGAGTACAGTCCAGTCATATACATAGTCAAACTGATATCCTGTCAAAAAAACAACCTCGGGTCAAAAACTGCCAACCACCAGCCTCCAAAGAAATATTCTCAAATGATGATTTTTCATGATATATAGGAATGTCACCTTATCATGCTTTCGGACAACTTGAAAGCAGGAAAACTAACTTCAGCTAGCAACAGAATAAGCCCACAGACACATTATTGATTTTGTAATAACTGTGTTCACCAGTTTCAAATGCATTTTGACAGGAGTTGGTGTACAAAAAGCCTAACTCAATTTCAAGGTGTATGAGTTAGCTACTGATATTTGGGTACAAGTAATTATGACACAGTAACCACCAATCTGTGCAAAGTTTCTGATACATTTAAATGACTGTACACATGACCAGAAGAAACTAGAAAGGTAGGTCATCAGTTCCCCAGAAAGCAACCCATCTTCTAATTGCTTCTTCGAAATGGTCATGCTTTGAATGGAAGTGGCTGTGTTAAGATGCACATAGACTAGGGTATTCAGAAGTTACAAATATTTTTGGGCATTACAAAAAGATACAAACAGCTCCTAACTTCTAGTAGTAGCTGGAGATATGATGAAAGTATTTCAAACATGAAACTATAATGTTTGGTTCTTACCTTCTCGAATAAATAAGTCACGGAAAAGCTTCTTCAAGTATGAATAATCTGGCTTGTCTTCAAAGCGTAATGAACGACAATAATGGAAGTATGATATGAATTCTGATGGATATGACTTGCAAAGTACCTAAAGGAAGGATTCACATATTTTATGTGATTAGTCAAGAATGACGGAAGCGTAGTGACAGGGTAATCCCGCCAGCCTTCCGTTTTAGATTTCAATATGAATTCCATGCATTAAACTATAAAGTGACAAGTTGAAACTTATAATACCTCAACAGGAGTTAGCATCTTCTTTTCACTGATTTTATCATACTTCTGTTTTTTTGTCCCTGCCTTAAGGCCCTGCCATGGAAGGCTGATTCCagcaatataaaaattttaagaacatcaaaatgataaataattttcacataaaatttagAATACACAAAAGAATAGTGCCTATATTGTTATAACCTTCCTCGTAAGAAATACATGAGCACATAACCAAGTGATTCCAAATCATCTCTTCTGCTTTGCTCTGCACATGAATTGAGAAACAATTAGATTGCACAATTTACATCATGTCTAACACGAATAAGCAGGCAACAACAAAATAACTAATGTGGCACTTTACCCACCAACTCCAAGGTGAGTGTTAACACTTGCATATCGAGCTGTGCCCGTAAGATTCTTGTTCTCTCTGTGAAAATAGAAAATTCAAAGTATATATCAAACACAGAGAATAAATAGATAAACAACCACTCAGATAAACAATTGAAACTAACCCTAGATGCTAGCCAAAATGTGATCACTTTCTGGACATTTCAAAGCAGCATGCAAGCAATTGAACATAAACGAATGCAAGTAAAAGCAGCACACAACTGTTCAAGAACTTCCAATGTACCCTAGTGACCTGCCTTCTCTAGCTTGTTTAGCTAGATGCTATCGTTTTCAAGAAGAGTCACCACTCATTAGCTTCTAGTTTATAAATATCTACCTTTCAGATAGAAAACATGTTACAAACAGCTAATAAACAAACTAGATAAATGGAACAACAGGAAACAAGACTCATTGTAAAACTATTATGGATAAGAAACAAATGGTAAATGCATACCTATATGGTATGTGTTTATGAGTTTGAAGATCCCTATACTTTTTAGCAAGGCCATAATCAATGATATACACCTGTTACAAAATTGATGCAATGGTTAGCAGCAAGTCAAGACATTTAGTAATGGCCATCTGTATAACAAGTAAATACAGCTGTAATAAGTTTTGGGAATATACAAGTTATCAACTATTGGTACAGGCAAGAGAAACTGAAACACACATCAATAAAAAATCAGAAACTGACCTATGGCATCGACatgtataatatttaataaagctCAAGATAAAGAAAGGCAACTTTAAAACTTTAAAGAGGACATCATgataaaattttactatcatacaAGTTATTTCAATACCTCAAATTAACTCCTCGTTAAACCAAATAAGTGCACCATATTTAAGATGCAAAAATGCTTATGTGAAAGCTTCACAAAAGAAAATCGCACCGATGCATCCAGAATACAAGATCTTGCAGACAACTTCTCAGTTAACCATGGTATCGGATATTGAACTATTGAAGCTCACAGTGTCCGTGAAAAAAAGGATTAGTTTACTTTTAAAACACAATAATTTTCCTTTTTAAAATCTCTTATAGTAATCTGAAGCTATTAACTGCTAAAATTATGGGTgtaaaaaattttaaacacaaTAATTTTCTCTTTGAAGGCACAACTGCATTAGATAATCTTAATTTCCACTATTCTCTATTCCACCAACCATgaagtatgataaaatttcaaaTGAGTGCACTCCACCATCTAACTAGAAAGCGAAAGCATTTAGCTGATGTACCTGATTTGCTTTTCGTCCCAAACCCATCAGAAAGTTGTCAGGTTTTATATCACGGTGAAGAAATCCCCTTGAGTGCATATATTCAACTCTGTTAATCTGAAGGTAACAGAAATAGGATAACTCATCACACTTGACGCTAAATAGGCAGAAAAACAATTTCTCCAGTAAGACAGGTAAACATACTAACTGATCTGCCAGCATTAAAACTGTCTTCAAAGAGAGCTTTCTATTGCAGTAGTTGAACAAGTCCTCAAGGCTTGGCCCTAGAAGCTCGATAACCATAATATTATGCTCCCCTTCAACTCCAAACCATTTGAGGTAGGGAATCCCAGCTTCATCAAAAAcaataaagaaaaagaacaatGAACTTTAGCTAATTTTTTTTTCACATCGTGTTCATTTTTTCTCACTATACTTGTTTACAATCAGCATAGGAAATGACAAAATCTTACTTCCGCCTTGAAGAAGTATGTACAACTTTGACTCATAGTGAAGCTGAGGGTGCTTGGTCTTCACAGGTTCCTAAAAATTTAGGCTAAAGATGATTAAAATCCAATGAGATTAAGGTAGGAATCCGTAGACACATTCCGAATTCACTTTTAACTTTTCAGGAAGAAAATGGTACTTTTCATTATAGAATGCATTCACTGTTGCAACATCTAAGCAACAACTCTCAGTCTAGTTACATTTCTAAAAATTTCAGCCTACGTATAGCACCTCAAGCTTTAGAAAGAGATATTtggtcaaaataaataaataaatagatgacAGACATAATGGTTACACACTTTTTAGCAATCAAAAAACTTGAAAATGCCCAAAAAAAGCCCTATTCCAAAATTCAGTACATCTTTTAATCCAAATCTATGTTTTTCATTAGCATTTTCCAACGCATCACGAGTCTACAACTCAATATTTTAGCATCCACTCGATCCAATCTAGCAACCAACTGAAAAGTTAATCATTCTGAAAAGCACGTTCTGATCCAATAAATCTCTTAAGATCACACTTACCATATGACTAGATACATAGCTAAATTAGCCCGCATTCTCATAATGTGATGATAACTTATACAAACTCATTTCCACACACAGAATATTAAAAATCCAACTGATTGCATTGGTAATGCAAATAAAAGAAGCTAAACTGGAATTGTAAAACTAATCCCTAGAAATTTCTTATATCCAGGTGATCATATATCAATATCTAAAATCAGTAAAATATtaacaaaaaatatatttattaaaattcaatttcaaaacATAAGGCTCATACCATCTTAATAGCAACTTCTTCCCCTGTCTGTACATTGACCCCTACCAAAATAAATTTCCAGTAAATCAGATTAATTATTACTTCAatttaaaaggtaaaaaaaaaaggaaaaaagaaaggaaaagagaaacaGATTTACCGAGGAAAAGCTCGCCGAAAGATCCAGCTCCGATCTTCCTGCCCACTTTGAATTTTCCACCGACAACACGATCCATTATCAATTTGCTTGATTATTcagaaaaaattaataaaaaaactgaaataatttttttagaatcTTTCATAACAAAATCTGCTCGAAATGAGAGAAATAAAAAGCGGAAATTATTGGGCCAATGAACCACATTgctggaaaaaaaaaagtgaacaGTTTCCGTGGGggaaaaaaattcaataaaaaggaATCAAAACAAGAAGATTATCAAATGAAGAGAGGAAACCAAGGCGcgagaaaggagaaaagaaagacaAGGATTTAGACAAACaaaaagaagaggaagaagaaagggaATTTTCTCTGTTTAtctgatttttttttaagaaataaaattattttttcccCTTAACTCAAAGGAAAAttattttttcttccttttttaccttttttttttccttgtgTTTCTAGTGTTTTTTTTGGTACATTATTTCCCTCTGCTTTGTGCGCGGTTAGTGCTTAAGAAGGCGAGCGGCTAGAGCAAGCACGTGACCAACACGTGCATAATAGGTGATTACGTGGCATTAGAACGTatcattatttttttttcttgtttccatTTTAATTTTTCCCGGTAACCAAGCAGGGGTAAAGGAGCTAGTTCGGCCAGAAAACTAAAAAACAGGGAAGCTAGAAAATGGAGAAAAATGAACGAAAACTCGTTTCGATGAAGAATTAGCGATGGATCATAGATCTGTTGAACCAATTCCAAGCTATGTCGGAATCTGATCCTCTCATGTGAGTGATTCACgttatttcaaaatttagatccttttttttttctttttgtttatgaAATTATATACAGATTTATCATTTTAACTTCTGGATCATATTTGGAAATTAATATTCCATTGTGTTTAATTActgataaaataaacaaaaaaattataaaataaatcttGTTGCATTAATTTAGTTAGAAGAATTATGTGAAGATTTATTTAGGGTTACCGGAACATATTTTATTTTCCCGGTATTAAATTTTAATcccataaatttaataattacttTTTCATGCAACTATGTCTGTATACCTTGCAACTATGTCTGTATACCTCAATTTGCAGCGGCTAGGAAACAAGAAGGTGACAAGTGACAACTCTACTTGGGGTGTTGAAAACTAAATTCTAAGGCAGATTCATGCAAATATACACTCTCTTTTGTCAGTCTTTATCAACTAGAAAGAATAATACATATGCTGTACATGCTTTGGCATTGCCATTAATGACCATTGATATTTTATGAAACACTTGTATGTGTGATGCCATTAATGTTAGAAAAGGGTTAAGGGGTTTTTGTAAGGAATTAGGCACTTGTTCTTTGTAATTtcattgccttttttttttttatcaaatgcaGTCTAGGTATGTGTGTAGAGTCCAATTCAACTATTCTTTCAATCCTTAAAATGTTTAAGTTTATAATGTTTATTTTTCTCAGGCTCTATGGTTTCATCGTTGTTTCCTTTCCCTTCATTTGATGCGGCAGTTGATAACTTTTGATGGTATTTGGTGCCGTTCTGAGCAGAAAACCAGCTAGGGTAATGAAATCAATATCTTTTTGGACAATGAATTATGTCTCCTGGATTTCGTAGAGCAAGCAATGTCTTCAGCAGTTTACTTTTTATGGTTGATGAAGGTAATTGTAACAAAATTGCTTAAATTATATGGAGATTGAACTGTAAGTGAAGCTGAAATTTGGAAATTTGAAGACCATATATCACATAAGACATCTTCAGAAGATCTTTCCTTTGGGATTTTTCAGACCTCGGAAGCttttaatgaacatatacatccGAATTAGTTCATCTTTGTTAAATATTAACTATTTCATAACGTATCTCCATGACTATTTTATGTGGCTTTCGTTAAATTATATGTTCAAATTGGATTGAGGTACTGAAAAGTAGTCTCTAATTGCACTTTTTCCAATGTTTGGGGAGTATTTTATTGACAAGAAGGTGACAAATAATGTTATGGTGATTGTAACTTCCAAGGATGCATCGTCATGTTTTCAAGCTTTTGTGGAGATCAGGATACCCTGAGGATAAGGTAAGCTGTTATACATTTAAGAAATGTCTGATCATCCCTTCTCTGCCTAGGTCCTAGAAAGAAACTTGTATCTGAAAAAACTGGGGGCAAACTATTTTACCCGGATTTAGGGGCAAGTATACAATACGGGTATACTCAATGTTTAGTATTTTTCGTTTCATATATTTAGAAAATCACGTCTCTATACtcatgttcatatagtttcaaaTACAGACATTGGAATGAAGAGTTTGAGTAACATAGGAAGCAACCGCTGGCAAAACTGGAGTTTGCTGATTGGGTATGGAAGCTTTCAGCTTTCTATCACATATGTGTTGTTTTTGGGTCTACTTATGCTCCCACTCTCTATACCTTTAGCACACATGAAATTTAATCACTTTACTTTTAATACCAAGAATCCAGTTATTCGATTCTTTTGATTTAATAATTGTAATGGCCAATATTACATGTGTGAAAGGCtggataaacaaataaaaacattaaCTTTGGGGTTGTGAGGTTTTTTATTCTAAATCTAGGGTTGTAAGGCTTTTAGCATTGTTTCAGAGAAGCATGATGCAAGTTAATATTTTTGTTGCGAACAATTAGTTTTTGTCACATAATCCAATTTAACAGAATGTATTATTGATTAGACTTCAGTTATTAGTTATAATGAGAAGGACTAGATTTTAATTATATGAAGAGTATAAAGATTGGGAGCATAATTAGACCTTATTTTTTTTCAGGTCCAGAACATATGATTTGGGAGTTTATAGTCTCCTTTTAAATAGAAACGTTATCTTCCCATTCCTTTTAATGGCCTACCAAATTGAAGCCATGGAATATTAGCCAGTTCTTTAGAAATAATATGATTGCTTTCGTTGTCGAGTGGAGCCACTCATCTCATTCACCATTCCTCACTGTAATATAATGCAGTAAATGTAAAGGCATGTAGTAACAAATGTTGTCGAGTGGGCTTCTCTTTGCTTGAGATTAGCTCAAGTAATCGATGTTggaattttttttaatgaaaactgACATTCTTATTTCAGAGAGCAATTGTTTATAAATTCTTAATAAAATCAAGGAAGGATCGATTCCATGGGTTGATTTCTTTTCCATGAAATCTTGAATTCGAGGACCCAAGGCCACTCATTGGTGTTATCCAAATTGCAAGTCCCCATCAAAGCCAATGAtgaaatttggggaaaaaaatattcaagaaaataaaaaaaaaagaaaaagaaaaatcggAGCCATAGTTTTGATTCGGataatatatatttgttttattttattttcatgtaATTTGAAAGATATATTATTCAAACTAGATTAAGAcggtttttaataaattattgaaaaattttcaaaaaaaatctatATTTATTTGATCACCATAAAAAATGTATTAGATAGTCATAATAAATTTTTACTAGATGGTTATTTATCAGAGTATTttactaaaaaggacctatttttaatattatttacaaAGAATGGGCCATTTAAAAGATTATTTATCGGAATGGACTAAAAAATCCAAAATGTGGCAACGTGGAAGCGTTTTAAGGGGAAAACACAGAAAAGCACCTTGTCAAGGGTGTGCTTTTGCCATGTCAGCAAAAAGCGCATTAATATGGGTGTGCTTTAGCCTGTGTTTTTTTTAGGGTTTTGGGTTATTTCTATATTATGGCTTAGGGTTTATGGGTttaaggttagggtttttgaaaaaaaaattaaggtttatgattttttaaaataaattaaggtttagggttttaagatATTTTTTAATTGAAAAGGAGAAAGGGCTTTTTCAGCTTGCTTACTTGGGTTGGCAGCAAAATTCAGTCTTCGAGACCCCATAACATAAGAAAGTCGTGGAGTGCATAAGCCAAACTTCCGGCGACTGGCTTCTACCGCTAGCGCTTGGACTTGGAAGCAAGCTATAGCTACCTTGAATCAatcaatgaatgaatgaaaacgcCTGCCAAGGAATCGAAAGGGAGGACAGGTGGTAAAAATATCCGCAAAAAAACGTTCTCCCGTGCTTCTAGACATGCTGAGCTCCACATATTCATGTACAGTAAAAGGGGGGATAACTATGCATTTTTCCTCCGATTCTTGTCATTAAAGTCTAGATAGATTCCTACTTCTTCCTTTCACACTATGTCACTCTTTGCGTTCCCTCCTCTTATTTTAAACCTTTTTGCCACTGCTCGATattctttctatttctttcttaTTATTGGGAGTATAAAATCCAAGCCCTTGAAAACTGAAAGAGGGCCCTCATCCTAAAATGGGAATTTCTGATTGTCGGGGCGGCCTTCAGCATCCGCGGGTAATTATTGTTCAAGAATAAATAAATTTGGGGTTTAGGgttatgaaaaataaatttgatgtgatgtattctgaaaattttattttaacaagaTGGATTTTTTTTATACAGTCAGTAAATGTACAGAAAAAGCTTTCAGATGGATTTTTTTTTacagttgatttttaaaaaataattttgagaagatgatTATGAAAAAATATCCTAAGATTCACGGGAAATGTGATAGTTAGGGTTGAAAAACGTTTCAAGCGGGATGCACTATCagcaaaaatactaaaaaaaactTCCAACTAGACGCTCTTTTCAGTAGTGCTGAAGATAGTGTAAGCTATAAATGAGTCAAATTTCATTCTCTTGTTGCATAAGTTACAACAAGAGAAATTGAAGAAGTTCAGAAGAATAGAAATTGAAGAAGCTGAAAAGGTATAAGTTGATTTATCGTATTAATATTTATACGAATAATTATATTTTTGCATAAtgttttttgttttgaatttcttTCGACAGATAATTTGGTTGAAAATTAGTGAAACTATTAGTGCTATTATTTACTACGACGGTGAGGTCCGTGTCACGTAGAACAACGTTTTTTTTATCGAAGAACACAGTGCGACTtgtttttaaccagaacataaaattgacagaacttcgtaaaagaattaggcaCAAAATCTTTAGAATGACGCCAATGAGAGTTAtgtctattaagtatcgattttgtaCTTCAATTGATCCCGTGACATATGACTCATTTGATATCAAAGGTGCTCGTGGTTTGAAAGTGATGGTGCagactagaggtgtgcatgggcccgGTCGGACCGGGTTCAGACCGAGCCCAAACAaatttttggcccattttctaGGCTCAAGCCCAACCCGGcccaaaatatgggcctaaaaatttgtctAAGCCCAGcccgaaataaaattgttaagctcgagcccggcccatattaaaatttttttagcttatttcattaaataaaaaattttaaaatataataaatcaaatacatttaaaaacataagaacaaaaattaaaacaagaaacaaataaaaaatgatactagaataattcttaaaataatacacaaattgaaaatataataaaaagtggttatattaaaattcaaaataaaatgtaaatatgattaaaaataaaaaaatatatttagtatataattcggGTTGGGCCGGGCCAGGCTTGGGCCAAAAAGTCTTACCCGAGGCTT
This is a stretch of genomic DNA from Gossypium arboreum isolate Shixiya-1 chromosome 11, ASM2569848v2, whole genome shotgun sequence. It encodes these proteins:
- the LOC108474141 gene encoding casein kinase 1-like protein 7 isoform X3 translates to MVIELLGPSLEDLFNYCNRKLSLKTVLMLADQLINRVEYMHSRGFLHRDIKPDNFLMGLGRKANQVYIIDYGLAKKYRDLQTHKHIPYRENKNLTGTARYASVNTHLGVEQSRRDDLESLGYVLMYFLRGSLPWQGLKAGTKKQKYDKISEKKMLTPVEVLCKSYPSEFISYFHYCRSLRFEDKPDYSYLKKLFRDLFIREGYQFDYVYDWTVLKYPQLTSSSKQRPSSGKAAVNTGASAERTKKPSGRETRDRVLGAAEAFTRKNASGSGHLSDHSKQKVSEKASPSKDTDNDSGRVRTSSNRPSSMSRRAVASSSRPASSLGPSDSRSSWLLSGSSRLSTSQRVHSGSEQKSSLSRATTSKGVREDPNQSSEHRLRFMEKRKG
- the LOC108474141 gene encoding casein kinase 1-like protein 10 isoform X1 is translated as MDRVVGGKFKVGRKIGAGSFGELFLGVNVQTGEEVAIKMEPVKTKHPQLHYESKLYILLQGGTGIPYLKWFGVEGEHNIMVIELLGPSLEDLFNYCNRKLSLKTVLMLADQLINRVEYMHSRGFLHRDIKPDNFLMGLGRKANQVYIIDYGLAKKYRDLQTHKHIPYRENKNLTGTARYASVNTHLGVEQSRRDDLESLGYVLMYFLRGSLPWQGLKAGTKKQKYDKISEKKMLTPVEVLCKSYPSEFISYFHYCRSLRFEDKPDYSYLKKLFRDLFIREGYQFDYVYDWTVLKYPQLTSSSKQRPSSGKAAVNTGASAERTKKPSGRETRDRVLGAAEAFTRKNASGSGHLSDHSKQKVSEKASPSKDTDNDSGRVRTSSNRPSSMSRRAVASSSRPASSLGPSDSRSSWLLSGSSRLSTSQRVHSGSEQKSSLSRATTSKGVREDPNQSSEHRLRFMEKRKG
- the LOC108474141 gene encoding casein kinase 1-like isoform X2 → MEPVKTKHPQLHYESKLYILLQGGTGIPYLKWFGVEGEHNIMVIELLGPSLEDLFNYCNRKLSLKTVLMLADQLINRVEYMHSRGFLHRDIKPDNFLMGLGRKANQVYIIDYGLAKKYRDLQTHKHIPYRENKNLTGTARYASVNTHLGVEQSRRDDLESLGYVLMYFLRGSLPWQGLKAGTKKQKYDKISEKKMLTPVEVLCKSYPSEFISYFHYCRSLRFEDKPDYSYLKKLFRDLFIREGYQFDYVYDWTVLKYPQLTSSSKQRPSSGKAAVNTGASAERTKKPSGRETRDRVLGAAEAFTRKNASGSGHLSDHSKQKVSEKASPSKDTDNDSGRVRTSSNRPSSMSRRAVASSSRPASSLGPSDSRSSWLLSGSSRLSTSQRVHSGSEQKSSLSRATTSKGVREDPNQSSEHRLRFMEKRKG